The proteins below are encoded in one region of Dama dama isolate Ldn47 chromosome 21, ASM3311817v1, whole genome shotgun sequence:
- the PLEKHF2 gene encoding pleckstrin homology domain-containing family F member 2, translating into MVDRLANSEANTRRINIVENCFGAAGQPLTIPGRVLIGEGVLTKLCRKKPKARQFFLFNDILVYGNIVIQKKKYNKQHIIPLENVTIDSIKDEGDLRNGWLIKTPTKSFAVYAATATEKSEWMNHINKCVTDLLSKSGKTPSNEHAAVWVPDSEATVCMRCQKAKFTPVNRRHHCRKCGFVVCGPCSEKRFLLPSQSSKPVRICDFCYDLLSTGDMATCQPARSDSYSQSLKPPLNDVSDDDDDDDSSD; encoded by the coding sequence ATGGTGGATCGCTTGGCAAATAGTGAAGCAAATACTAGACGTATAAATATAGTAGAAAACTGTTTTGGAGCAGCTGGCCAACCCTTAACTATACCTGGACGTGTTCTTATTGGCGAAGGCGTATTGACTAAGTTGTGCAGGAAAAAGCCCAAAGCAAGGcagtttttcttatttaatgatATTCTTGTATATGGCAATATTgtcatccaaaagaaaaaatataacaaacaacATATTATTCCCCTGGAAAATGTCACAATTGATTCCATCAAAGATGAGGGAGACTTGAGGAATGGATGGCTGATCAAGACACCAACGAAATCATTTGCAGTTTATGCTGCCACTGCCACTGAGAAGTCAGAATGGATGaatcatataaataaatgtgtCACTGATTTACTCTCCAAAAGTGGGAAGACACCCAGTAATGAACATGCTGCCGTCTGGGTTCCTGACTCTGAGGCAACTGTATGTATGCGTTGTCAGAAAGCAAAATTCACACCTGTTAATCGTCGTCACCATTGCCGCAAATGTGGTTTTGTTGTCTGTGGGCCCTGCTCTGAAAAGAGATTTCTTCTTCCCAGCCAGTCCTCTAAGCCTGTGCGGATTTGTGACTTCTGCTATGACCTGCTTTCTACTGGGGACATGGCCACGTGCCAGCCTGCTAGATCAGACTCTTACAGTCAGTCACTGAAGCCGCCTTTAAATGACGTatctgatgatgatgatgatgatgatagcagTGACTAA